One Chlamydia ibidis 10-1398/6 genomic window, TTCGAAAAAATTAAATAATGTTTGTAACTCATGTGATTGTGCGTATGTAGAACTAGACTTTACGAGTTGACAAAATTCGACAATATTATTCATAGAAGTAAAATCGCCTTCCTTAACTAGATCAAGCAAGCGACTATAATCAGCCCGTGACATACCTCCAGAGATACTATCCAAGCATTCTTTGACTTTGCCTCCTGTTAAACTACCATCTTCAATGTCTTTCTTCAAAAGATCTATAAAAAATCTAAATACTTGTGTACGTATGTTATGTGATTTGACTTCTAATTCATGAGGAGTAGAAGTTTCTAAATCTTCTTCTTGCACAGAAAGAGAAATATCATCTAAACATTCCATACTTGCTCTAGGCCGTATAGTAATTAGAGATGATCTTGCTAGTAAAACGGACTCACTAGAAACACTATTTTTAAGATACGCTCCGGTGTTATTCCTCATAACAACTGGAGGTTCATTTAGCGCATCTAAGGTTCCTTCTTCGTCTTCGTCAATATAAGGAAAATCTGATAAATCCGAAATGCACATAGATAGATTGTCCAGAACGGAATCCAATGCAAATAGTGCTGCTGAAGTTGTATCTGATGCTACGCTACTCACTTCTGTACAATCAGAATTTTCAGAAATAGCAAGACTAGCTTGTCTAGCATGCGTAGACCTGTTTTCTAAGTTTTTAGATAAATCGTCTTCTCTTAGCCAAACTCTAGAAGTAAGATTAGAAGAACTAAACCCTTGTGTGTTCCCTAATTCTCTAGATCTTAAAATTTCGCGTGCACTACAGAATGCACTACTATTATTGATAGAAGATGTCATAATCTTCTCCTAATTTTATTATTATACTGTTAATTCACGGATCACATTGAAGGGAATTGTTGCCGAAGGTGTTCTAGCCTTAGCGGCGGACATGTTAGGCTGCTTATTTTAAAATGTAAAGTAAAAATTTTATTTTGCATGAGATATAAATCATGCAATGATGCTCATATATATGCCTCAAGAACTCTCATATATTCTTTAGAGGAGTTCTCACGAAATTTGTGAATAATATCAAAAATCTGATAACCTCCTTTTTTATCAAGTGTCCAGAAAAAGAAGGAAAGGTTCGCAAATGCTAAAAATCGATCTAACAGGAAAAATAGCTTTTGTAGCAGGTATTGGTGATGACCAAGGTTATGGATGGGGCATTGCGAAAATGCTAGCAGAAGCTGGTGCTACCATTATTGTTGGAACTTGGGTACCTATATACAAGATTTTCTCTCAATCTTGGGGACTAGGAAAATTTGATGAATCTAGAAAACTATCCAACGGCGAGTTATTACAAATCGCTAAAATTTATCCTATGGACGCGAGTTTCGATAAACCCGAAGATATCCCTCAGGATATTTTAGAAAATAAACGCTATAAAGGGGTCTCTCAATATACCATTTCTGAAGTGGCAAATGCTGTAGCTAAAGATTTTGGAAAAATAGATATTCTTGTCCACTCATTAGCAAATAGTCCTGAAATTTCTAAACCCCTATTGGATACTTCGCGTAAAGGATATCTATCTGCTTTAAGTGCATCTAGCTACTCTTTCGTGAGCTTGCTCGCTCATTTCGGCCCCATTATGAATCCAGGCGGCAGCACTATCTCTCTTACTTACTTAGCATCGCTACGTGCTGTCCCAGGCTATGGTGGAGGAATGAGTGCAGCGAAAGCTGCTCTAGAAAGTGATACCAAAATGTTATCATGGGAAGCTGGTCGCCGATGGGGAATTAGAGTAAATACAATTTCTGCTGGTCCATTAGCTAGCAGAGCTGGGAAAGCCATTGGATTTATCGAAAGAATGGTAGAATACTATCTCGATTGGTCGCCGATTCAAAAACCTATGAACGCCGAACAAGTAGGAGCAGCAGCAGCATTCTTAGTTTCTCCTTTAGCTGAGGCAATTACAGGAGAAACTCTTTATGTAGACCATGGAGCCAACGTTATGGGTGTTGGCCCTGAAGTATTGCCTAAGAATCTGTAATCTCAGAGTAACGGGTTAATCCGGCTTCCCAAGCAGAGATAATACCTAACTTCTTTGCTGGGGGAGCCAAGAAATCTGCTAAGCCATGCATTGCCTCTGGCGCAGAGTTCATGACAATCTTGAAATCAGCACTTTTTATTAAATCAATATCGTTAGCATCGTCTCCTGAAGCCATAACAAATGGCCTCTGTCCTTCGTAGACTAAGTCAACGACTCTATCTACGGCACTCCCCTTTGATACTGATTTATCAGTCATAAATAAGATTCTATAATCTTCATCAAATGGCCACCGCATTAACGTAGCAGAAACATGCCTCATAATAGCAGCCGAAGACGTGAACCGATCAGCAATCTTTTCTACTTCTTCTTTCTTCCCGAAAATTTTAACAGCAGCGAACGTAGCATAAGGATAATCATTAACTAAACTATGCGTTTCCCTAAGACGTTTTTTTTCCCGAGAATTTGGGAAATACACAGGATCAAGCAGAAAACGTAGTTCATCATCACTACGCCCTAAAAATGCTCGATAATAGTGATCGTCATATTGTGCTCCAGATTCTATTGCAACAGCAACACGAGCGTCCTCTGTATATTGTGCCAATAAATGCAAAAATTCATGCGGGATGCTTCGTGAATAAAGAAAAGTTTTTTTCTCAGAAGACCAAACACATGCTCCATTTTGGCAGCCTAATAAAT contains:
- a CDS encoding enoyl-[acyl-carrier-protein] reductase; this encodes MLKIDLTGKIAFVAGIGDDQGYGWGIAKMLAEAGATIIVGTWVPIYKIFSQSWGLGKFDESRKLSNGELLQIAKIYPMDASFDKPEDIPQDILENKRYKGVSQYTISEVANAVAKDFGKIDILVHSLANSPEISKPLLDTSRKGYLSALSASSYSFVSLLAHFGPIMNPGGSTISLTYLASLRAVPGYGGGMSAAKAALESDTKMLSWEAGRRWGIRVNTISAGPLASRAGKAIGFIERMVEYYLDWSPIQKPMNAEQVGAAAAFLVSPLAEAITGETLYVDHGANVMGVGPEVLPKNL
- a CDS encoding HAD-IIB family hydrolase, yielding MNKLLVTDIDGTITHLPHHLDSQVVDALHRLHDTGWNLFFLTGRYFAYAHSLFEKFAIPYLLGCQNGACVWSSEKKTFLYSRSIPHEFLHLLAQYTEDARVAVAIESGAQYDDHYYRAFLGRSDDELRFLLDPVYFPNSREKKRLRETHSLVNDYPYATFAAVKIFGKKEEVEKIADRFTSSAAIMRHVSATLMRWPFDEDYRILFMTDKSVSKGSAVDRVVDLVYEGQRPFVMASGDDANDIDLIKSADFKIVMNSAPEAMHGLADFLAPPAKKLGIISAWEAGLTRYSEITDS